From the Chloroflexus aurantiacus J-10-fl genome, one window contains:
- a CDS encoding ferritin gives MLSEKIQQALNRQITYEYAASYTYLAMAAYFESLSLTGFAHWFRIQSEEEREHALRFFDYVNDRGGRVTLGAIDEPQNEYASPLDAFEHALAHEQRVTAAIHAIYALAAQENDYATMSMLKWFIDEQVEEEKSADEIIQHLKLIGNDGVGLLMLDRKLAEREEEEDE, from the coding sequence ATGCTCAGCGAAAAGATCCAACAGGCATTGAATCGCCAGATCACCTATGAATACGCCGCTTCGTACACCTATCTGGCCATGGCTGCCTACTTCGAGTCGCTCTCGTTGACCGGCTTTGCGCACTGGTTCCGTATCCAGAGCGAAGAAGAACGTGAGCACGCGCTCCGCTTCTTCGACTACGTGAATGACCGTGGCGGTCGAGTAACCCTCGGTGCGATTGACGAGCCGCAAAACGAGTATGCGTCACCGCTTGACGCCTTCGAGCATGCGCTGGCGCATGAACAACGGGTTACGGCGGCGATCCATGCCATTTATGCGCTGGCCGCGCAGGAGAACGACTACGCCACGATGAGTATGTTGAAGTGGTTCATCGATGAGCAGGTTGAGGAAGAGAAGAGTGCTGATGAGATCATTCAGCACCTTAAGCTCATCGGGAATGATGGCGTTGGCCTGTTGATGCTTGATCGGAAGCTGGCCGAGCGCGAAGAAGAAGAGGATGAGTAG